In Syntrophales bacterium, the sequence CTAACGCTCGCTCCACTGCAAAGGCAACAACTCGCGCTGCGCGCTCAAACATTTGCCTTTGCGGACGTTTCGCTTCGCGAAGAATGGCTGCGAAAAAATCTTGCATTCGCCCTTTCTGAAGCCAATTTTCAGTTTTGCAAAGGTCTCGCATCAGCGTTCTGTTTATGTCCATCTATGATATGATTGCCAGGGTGAACGAGACACGATTTAAACAGATAATAGAAAATCTCTATTTGATAGATTTGGACCAGCCCCTGGAAGGGTTTCGGAAGTTTATCAGTGCCTGGTTATATACTCCCCGGGATCTTACAATCCTGGTGGATCCCGGTCCTCGTTCCACTATTCCTGTCCTTGTCGAGGCCTTGGAAAAACAAGAGGTGAAAAAGATAGATTATATTCTTCTGACCCATATTCATATTGATCATGCAGGTGGCACAGGTCTGTTACTTAAGTACTACCCGAATGCGCAGGTTATCTGCCATCTCCAGGCTATCCGCCACATGATTGCTCCTGCCAGATTGTGGGAGAGTTCCCGAAAGGTACTGGGTGACGTAGCAGAGGCATACGGGGAAATTGTCCCTGTTCCCGAAGAAAGCATAGGATACCAAGAATATATAAAAGCCGGGGAAGTGGTGATCAAGGTAATCCAGACACCAGGTCATGCACCCCATCACCTCTGCTATCAAACAGGCGAAATATTATTTGCGGGAGAAGTGGCGGGTGTAACCTACCCGCTGGAACATGGTCTCTATCTTCGTATAGCGACTCCGCCTGTATTCAACTATGAAGTTTACCGAGATTCCCTGGAAAAAGTTGTTGCCCTCGATGTTTCCCACATCTGTTTTAGCCATTACGGCAACCGTGAGGATGTAAAAAATGTATTTGCTACGGCTTTTGCCCAACTGGATAATTGGCTTGCCATCACAGAAAAGCACTATCGAGCGGAAAGCGAATCTTTCGAAGAAAGTGTTTTCACTGAGCTGCTAAAAAATGACCCCG encodes:
- a CDS encoding MBL fold metallo-hydrolase, which gives rise to MSIYDMIARVNETRFKQIIENLYLIDLDQPLEGFRKFISAWLYTPRDLTILVDPGPRSTIPVLVEALEKQEVKKIDYILLTHIHIDHAGGTGLLLKYYPNAQVICHLQAIRHMIAPARLWESSRKVLGDVAEAYGEIVPVPEESIGYQEYIKAGEVVIKVIQTPGHAPHHLCYQTGEILFAGEVAGVTYPLEHGLYLRIATPPVFNYEVYRDSLEKVVALDVSHICFSHYGNREDVKNVFATAFAQLDNWLAITEKHYRAESESFEESVFTELLKNDPGLAHYGDLPYNIQARERYFSLNSIRGIREYLVGKIIR